Proteins encoded within one genomic window of Corvus hawaiiensis isolate bCorHaw1 chromosome 9, bCorHaw1.pri.cur, whole genome shotgun sequence:
- the LOC125330113 gene encoding translation initiation factor IF-2-like, translating into MGQSRPLRHPPLGRSARPGPGRARPLPAGGRRAPVPAPGAAPRAAGKARPAQLPKGAGRTTPAVSAAAARPAASPHLPPGLGNQVRCGRICAGALPSRRGGRGRLRPLRTGPGGAGNLSAAGTARGAGSHEVTKSSVPFFPHINAAEADPGSEREFSRSQGRMDPKHFINSMQKASPWKYHHYMHHSLKISYSVDTYSAYPVYSKQNNNRPL; encoded by the exons ATGGGGCAGAGCCGCCCGCTCCGCCACCCGCCGCTAGGGCGgtcggcccggcccggcccgg GGAGAgcgcgccccctccccgccggcGGCAGGCGCGCGCCCGTACCGGCCCCGGGCGCGGCCCCGCGGGCTGCGGGCAAGGCTCGCCCCGCGCAGCTCCCCAAAGGCGCCGGGCGCACAACGCCGGCTGTCAGCGCGGCCGCTGCCCGCCCTGCGGCCTCTCCTCACCTCCCCCCAGGCCTGGGAAACCAGGTCAGGTGCGGCAGGATCTGCGCCGGGGCGCTCCCGAGCCGGCggggaggcagaggcaggctCAGGCCGCTGCGGACGGGCCCAGGGGGCGCGGGGAACCTGAGCGCAGCGGGCACGGCCCGGGGGGCCGGAAGCCACGAGGTGACAAAAAGTTCGGTGCCATTCTTCCCTCACATTAATGCTGCTGAGGCAGACCCCGGCTCAGAGAGGGAATTCTCCCGGAGTCAGGGGAGAATG GACCCCAAGCACTTCATTAACTCTATGCAAAAAGCTTCACCATGGAAATATCACCACTATATGCATCATTCTTTGAAAATTTCATATTCAGTTGACACATATTCTGCTTATCCTGTgtacagcaaacaaaacaacaacag ACCCTTGTAA